A genomic segment from Glycine soja cultivar W05 chromosome 20, ASM419377v2, whole genome shotgun sequence encodes:
- the LOC114403072 gene encoding uncharacterized protein LOC114403072: MPGLDPRIVEHRLPLKPECPPVKQKLRRTRPDMALKIKEEVQKQIDAGFLITSEYPQWLANIVPVPKRDGKVRMCVDYRDLNKASPKDDFPLPHIDVLVDNAAKSKVFSFMDGFSGYNQIKMAVEDREKTSFITPWGTFCYRVMPFGLINAGATYQRGMTTLFHDMMHKEIEVYVDDMIVKSGTEEEHVEYLLKMFQRLRKYQLRLNPNKCTFGVRSGKLLGFIVSQKGIEVDPDKVKAIREMPVPQTEKQVRGFLGRLNYISRFISHMTATCGPIFKLLRKDQGVVWTEDCQKAFDSIKNYLLEPPILIPPVEGRPLIMYLTVLEDSMGCVLGQQDETGRKEHAIYYLSKKFTDCESRYSLLEKTCCALAWAAKRLRHYMINHTTWLISKMDPIKYIFEKPALTGRIARWQMLLSEYDIEYRTQKAIKGSVLADHLAHQPIEDYQPIKFDFPDEEIMYLKMKDCDEPLLGEGPDPESRWGLIFDGAVNVFGNGIGAVIITPEGNHLPFAARLQFDCTNNMAEYEACILGIEKAIDLGIKNLDIYGDSALVINQIKGEWETRHPGLIPYKDYAKRLLTFFNKVELHHIPHDENQMADALATLSSMYEVSHRNNLPTIRIQRLERPAHVFAVGEVVGDKPWFHDIKCFLQSQEYPPGASNKDRRTLRRLSGNFFLNGDVLYKRNFDMVLLRCVDKQEAEFLMHEVHEGSFGTHPNGHAMARKLLRAGYYWMSMETDCCKHARKCHKCQIYADRIHVPPTTLNVLSSPWPFSMWGIDMIGRIEPKASNGHRFILVAIDYFTKWVEATSYANVTKQVVVRFIKNQIICRYGVPNRIITDNGTNLNNKMMKDLCEEFKMEHHNSSPYRPQMNGAVEAANKNIKKIVQKMVVTYKDWHEMLPYALHGYRTSVRTSTGATPFSLVYGMEAVLPVEVEIPSMRVLMEAQLSEAEWCQSRYDQLNLIEEKRIKALCHGQLYQQRMKQAFDKKVHPRVFQEGDLVLKKVLSFQPDSRGKWTPNYEGPYVVKRAFSGGALTLTTMDGDELPRPVNADAVKKYFV, from the coding sequence ATGCCCGGCTTGGATCCCCGTATTGTGGAGCACCGTTTGCCTTTGAAGCCCGAATGCCCACCGGtcaaacagaaactgagaagaaCTCGCCCTGACATGGCTCTCAAGATCAAGGAGGAAGTACAGAAGCAGATCGATGCAGGTTTTCTTATCACATCAGAGTATCCTCAATGGTTAGCCAACATAGTGCCTGTTCCAAAGAGGGACGGCAAAGTCAGGATGTGCGTTGACTACCGGGATTTGAACAAGGCTAGTCCGAAAGATGACTTTCCTCTACCTCACATCGATGTATTGGTTGACAACGCTGCAAAGTCCAAGGTCttctccttcatggacggtttctctgggtACAATCAGATCAAGATGGCAGTTGAAGACAGAGAAAAGACATCTTTCATCACGCCTTGGGGCACCTTTTGTTACAGGGTAATGCCTTTTGGGTTGATAAATGCAGGTGCCACTTACCAAAGAGGCATGACCACTCTCTTTCATGACATGATGCACAAAGAGATAGAAGTGTACGTGGATGATATGATTGTCAAGTCAGGCACTGAAGAAGAACATGTCGAGTACTTGCTGAAAATGTTTCAACGGCTGAGAAAGTACCAACTTCGACTGAATCCCAACAAATGTACCTTTGGTGTTAGATCTGGAAAACTCTTGGGTTTCATAGTCAGTCAGaaaggtattgaagtagatcctgacAAGGTCAAGGCCATTAGAGAAATGCCGGTTCCACAAACAGAGAAACAAGTGAGAGGTTTTCTTGGACGTCTAAATTACATTTCTCGTTTCATCTCGCACATGACAGCCACGTGCGGACctatattcaagttgcttcgaaAAGATCAAGGGGTTGTTTGGACCGAAGATTGTCAAAAGGCTTTTGATAGTATCAAGAATTATCTGCTAGAACCTCCAATTCTTATACCGCCAGTTGAAGGAAGGCCTCTGATTATGTACTTGACTGTGTTAGAAGATTCTATGGGCTGTGTGCTCGGACAACAGGATGAGACCGGAAGGAAAGAGCATGCCATCTACtacttgagcaagaagtttacagATTGTGAGTCCAGGTACTCCCTACTtgagaaaacttgttgtgcactaGCCTGGGCTGCCAAGCGTCTTCGTCATTACATGATTAATCACACCACCTGGCTAATATCTAAAATGGACCCGATCAAGTATATCTTTGAGAAACCCGCTCTGACAGGAAGAATTGCTCGTTGGCAGATGTTGTTATCCGAGTATGATATCGAATACCGCACCCAGAAGGCAATTAAGGGGAGTGTTCTTGCTGATCATTTGGCTCACCAACCAATCGAGGACTATCAACCCATCAAGTTTGACTTTCCTGATGAAGAGATTATGTACTTGAAGATGAAGGATTGTGATGAACCATTGCTTGGAGAAGGTCCAGATCCCGAGTCCAGATGGGGTTTGATTTTTGATGGAGCCGTGAATGTCTTTGGCAATGGAATTGGGGCAGTTATTATCACTCCTGAAggtaatcatctccctttcgctGCAAGGTTACAGTTTGattgcaccaacaatatggcagAGTATGAAGCATGTATCCTGGGCATTGAAAAAGCCATCGACTTGGGAATCAAGAACCTTGACATTTACGGGGATTCAGCTCTCGTAATCAACCAAatcaaaggagaatgggaaactcgCCACCCTGGTTTGATTCCATACAAAGATTATGCAAAGCGTTTGCTAACCTTCTTCAACAAAGTGGAGCTTCACCACATCCCTCATGATGAGAACCAGATGGCAGATGCGTTAGCAACTTTATCCTCCATGTACGAAGTGAGTCACCGAAACAATTTGCCAACAATCAGAATTCAGCGCCTCGAGAGGCCCGCTCACGTATTTGCAGTCGGAGAGGTTGTTGGTGATAAGCCCTGGTTCCATGATATCAAGTGTTTCCTCCAAAGTCAGGAATATCCACCTGGAGCATCCAACAAGGACAGGAGAACTTTGAGAAGATTGTCTGGTAATTTCTTCCTAAATGGGGATGTTTTGTACAAAAGAAACTTTGACATGGTACTACTCAGGTGTGTAGATAAGCAAGAAGCAGAATTTTTGATGCATGAGGTACATGAAGGCTCCTTTGGAACTCATCCCAATGGACATGCAATGGCAAGGAAGTTGTTGAGAGCAGGTTACTACTGGATGTCGATGGAGACAGATTGTTGCAAACATGCTAGGAAGTGCCACAAGTGCCAGATTTATGCTGACAGAATTCATGTACCACCAACTACACTTAATGTTCTTTCTTCTCCGTGGCCCTTCTCTATGTGGGGCATCGATATGATTGGTAGAATCGAACCGAAAGCTTCAAACGGGCATCGTTTCATTCTAGTGGCTattgattacttcaccaagtgggttgAAGCAACATCTTATGCAAATGTGACTAAGCAAGTTGTGGTCCGTTTTATCAAGAATCAGATCATCTGCCGTTATGGTGTGCCCAACAGAATCATTACAGATAATGGAACGAActtgaacaacaagatgatgaaagATTTGTGTGAAGAGTTCAAGATGGAGCATCACAATTCTTCTCCTTACAGACCTCAGATGAATGGCGCAGTTGAAGCTGCAaacaagaatatcaagaagatagtGCAGAAGATGGTGGTCACATACAAAGACTGGCATGAGATGTTACCGTATGCTTTGCATGGGTATCGCACTTCAGTGCGTACCTCAACAGGGGCAACCCCCTTCTCTTTGGTGTATGgtatggaagcagtactccctgTGGAGGTTGAGATTCCATCAATGAGAGTTCTAATGGAGGCCCAGTTATCAGAAGCTGAATGGTGCCAAAGCAGATATGATCAGTTGAATCTAATTGAAGAAAAACGCATAAAGGCCTTGTGCCACGGACAACTTTATCAACAGAGGATGAAGCAAGCTTTCGACAAGAAGGTTCATCCTCGTGTGTTTCAAGAAGGAGATCTTGTGCTCAAGAAGGTTTTATCTTTCCAACCCGATTCTAGGGGCAAGTGGACGCCTAATTACGAAGGCCCATATGTCGTCAAGAGAGCTTTCTCTGGTGGTGCACTGACTCTTACGACTATGGATGGGGATGAGCTCCCTCGTCCCGTGAATGCGGATGCAGTCAAGAAATACTTtgtctaa